The following nucleotide sequence is from Spirochaeta cellobiosiphila DSM 17781.
TATAAAATACGCCTATGTACAGGTTTTAATCCATCACGGACATCAGGAAGTGCTCTACTAACAATTACAGACATAGCGTAATTGAGATAAGAGGTCTTTACTTCATTTTCAATAGAAACAGGTATAACTTTACCAGTTATTGGTTCCACATCTATCTCCTATATTTTGTTTAGACATCTAAATTTGAGACAGCTAAAGCATTATCTTCGATAAATTTACGACGAGGAGGAACATTATCACCCATTAAAGTAGTAAAGATTTCATCAGCTTCGACTAAATCTTCTAATTTAACTTGCATCATATTCCTTGAATCAGGATTCATGGTTGTTTCCCAAAGTTGCTCAGGGTTCATTTCACCTAAACCTTTATAACGTTGAACGTTAATTTTTTCTTCAGGAACACCTTTCTCCTCTCTCATTTCTTTAAGAAGTATCTTTCTTTCATCATCATTATAGACATAATGAACTTCTTTTCCGTAGGCGATTTTATACAATGGTGGCATTGCTATGTACACATGGCCAGCCTCTACTAAAGGTTGCATATACCTAAAAAAGAAAGTCAATAAAAGAGTTCTAATATGTGATCCATCAACGTCGGCATCAGCCATAATGATTACTTTATAATATCGAAGCTTTTCTAAATCAAAATTAGGGCCAGCACTTGTTCCTAAAGCTCCAATAACAGGTAAAAGTTTTTCATTCGATATAACCTTATCAAACCTAGTCTTTTCAACATTAAGCATCTTACCCCACAATGGTAAAATAGCTTGAAAGCTTCTATCTCTTCCCATTTTTGCGGAACCGCCAGCTGAATCCCCTTCGACTATATAAATTTCACATTTAGAAGGATCCTTTTCCGAACAATCCGCTAATTTACCAGGTAAACCGGCAGATTCCAATACACTTTTTCGTCGTGTTAAATCTCTAGCTCTTCTAGCAGCTACTCGTGCTTTAGCTGCTAACACAACCTTTTCTAATACTTGCTCTAACACTTTAGGGTTCTTTTCAAAAAAATCTGAAAGTTGATCATTCAGAAAAGATTCAACAATACCACGAACCTCGGAATTACCTAATTTTCCCTTTGTTTGACCTTCAAACTGGGGATTTGGTACTTTTACCGATACAACAGCTGTTAAACCTTCACGAGCATCTTCTCCAGAAAAGCTTTCATCCATTTTCTTTACGTGTTTACTTTCTTTTAAACGGTCATTAAGTGTTCTCGTTAGAGCAGATCGAAAACCAGATAAGTGTGTTCCACCATCTCTAGTATTTATATTATTAACAAATGAGAATATGTTTTCAGCAAAGCCATCATTCCACTCAAGTGCTATCTCGAGAAAAACATCATCCTTCTCACCCTCTAAATATATAGGTTCACCATGAACTTTTGTTTTATTTTTATTAAGAAACTCAACAAAAGACTTTACACCACCTTCAAAAAAGAAATCATGTTTCTTTTCATGTGCAGAACGTTTATCTTCTAAGGTAATTCTGATTCCCTTATTTAAAAAGGCTAGTTCTCTAAGTCTTTGAGCCAAAACATCAAAACTATAGACAGTCATATCAAAAATATTAGGATCAGCTTTGAATCGAACCATCGTACCAGTTCTATCAGTGTCCCCTATTACTTTAACGGGTTCATCTGGTACACCAATTTTATAGCTTTGAAAATAAACGTGATTCATCTGATGTACAGTTACTTCACACCATGTTGACAGTGCGTTCACAACAGAGACACCTACACCATGTAGACCACCAGATACTTTATAAGCATCTTTTTCAAATTTTCCACCTGCATGAAGCTTTGTTAATACAACTTCCATTGCACTTACATTTTCAATAGGATGTAAATCGACAGGGATTCCTCTCCCATCGTCTTCAACCCTAATTATATCTTCGTGTTCTATTACTACTTTAATATGGGAACAGTGTCCTGCGAGAGCCTCATCAATACTGTTGTCAACTATTTCATATACTAAGTGGTGTAGACCATCTGGTCCTGTGGAACCGATGTACATACCAGGACGCTTGCGAACAGCCTCCAGACCTTTAAGTACCTGGATATTCTGTGCAGAGTAATTGTCTTGCATTGTTCTACCTATTTGACATGTTTATGTGCTTTAAGATTTGGGAAGTATAGAATTCTCCTTCAAAAAAGTAAAGGTTGGAAACTCCTTGTCAGAACGATCTTTTAGATGTACTATGGCCAACCTGTTAATAAGTTGTGGATAAATTCCAGTAAAATTCTGAATTTCAAGAGGATAACCCGAATTTTTATACTAATAAAGAATATAAATTCAGATAAATATTATTAAATAAATAATTATATTTTTAAATCCTTATATAATAAATAAATATAAAAACAACTAAATTCATGATAAGTTAAATTTATGAGAATTTATGCAGAAAGATTTTGAATTTCTAGAGATATTAACATAGATTGGAGTATAATCTGCTTGTGGATAAACTGTTAAAAAGCTTAAAAAATGTAATAAGGAGGAAATATGTCTAATCAAATTGATTTAAGTCCATTTTGGAAAGAAGCTATTAATCAAATTCGTAAAGAATTATCCGAAGAAGAGATGCAGATATGGATAGATCAAACAAAATACCACTCCTCCTCTACATCAGAAATTATCTTGGAAGTACCATCCAAGTTTTTTATAGATCAATTAAAAAGAAGATATACCAATAAAATAGAACAAATACTTTACGAAATATCCGGACGCAATATTAAATTAGGTTTTAATGTTGAAAAAAGAGAAGAAGCTCCACAAGTAATAGAGAAAGAAAAAATTGCTGAAGAATATCCTCTA
It contains:
- the gyrB gene encoding DNA topoisomerase (ATP-hydrolyzing) subunit B, which produces MQDNYSAQNIQVLKGLEAVRKRPGMYIGSTGPDGLHHLVYEIVDNSIDEALAGHCSHIKVVIEHEDIIRVEDDGRGIPVDLHPIENVSAMEVVLTKLHAGGKFEKDAYKVSGGLHGVGVSVVNALSTWCEVTVHQMNHVYFQSYKIGVPDEPVKVIGDTDRTGTMVRFKADPNIFDMTVYSFDVLAQRLRELAFLNKGIRITLEDKRSAHEKKHDFFFEGGVKSFVEFLNKNKTKVHGEPIYLEGEKDDVFLEIALEWNDGFAENIFSFVNNINTRDGGTHLSGFRSALTRTLNDRLKESKHVKKMDESFSGEDAREGLTAVVSVKVPNPQFEGQTKGKLGNSEVRGIVESFLNDQLSDFFEKNPKVLEQVLEKVVLAAKARVAARRARDLTRRKSVLESAGLPGKLADCSEKDPSKCEIYIVEGDSAGGSAKMGRDRSFQAILPLWGKMLNVEKTRFDKVISNEKLLPVIGALGTSAGPNFDLEKLRYYKVIIMADADVDGSHIRTLLLTFFFRYMQPLVEAGHVYIAMPPLYKIAYGKEVHYVYNDDERKILLKEMREEKGVPEEKINVQRYKGLGEMNPEQLWETTMNPDSRNMMQVKLEDLVEADEIFTTLMGDNVPPRRKFIEDNALAVSNLDV